A stretch of the Papaver somniferum cultivar HN1 chromosome 6, ASM357369v1, whole genome shotgun sequence genome encodes the following:
- the LOC113285937 gene encoding basic leucine zipper 4-like — protein sequence MLTSSVGYGIPPTDFASGFTPWEDQEFMSSLFLPQQQDPIYSSNNNSGSDNEPNQPASNDSNNDLVVVDERRKRRMISNRESARRSRMRKERHLQDLRNQMNRMKIENQDLANRFAFINHSNQVLRRDNDRLRYESSSLRRRLSDIRRTLIFRQLQSLSSSSTSSISATTSVPFKTVNEKLHSLIA from the coding sequence ATGTTGACATCATCAGTCGGATATGGAATCCCACCTACAGATTTCGCGAGTGGTTTTACACCATGGGAAGACCAAGAATTTATGTCATCTCTTTTCCTACCCCAGCAGCAAGATCCTATATATTCCTCCAATAACAATAGCGGTTCGGATAATGAGCCGAACCAACCCGCGAGTAATGATAGTAATAATGATTTAGTAGTGGTTGATGAGCGTAGGAAGAGAAGAATGATATCGAACCGGGAATCAGCCAGACGGTCTAGAATGAGAAAAGAAAGACATTTGCAAGATTTAAGGAACCAAATGAACCGGATGAAAATTGAGAACCAGGATTTGGCGAACCGATTTGCGTTTATTAATCATTCTAATCAGGTCTTACGTAGAGATAATGATCGGCTTCGTTATGAATCTTCATCTCTTCGTCGCAGATTATCTGATATTCGTCGGACATTGATTTTTCGACAGCTCcaatctttatcttcttcttctacttcttcgatTTCTGCTACTACTAGTGTGCCGTTTAAAACAGTTAATGAAAAACTTCATTCGTTGATTGCATAA